Genomic window (Paenibacillus sp. 37):
CTTCTCCTGGAATAGGTGCAACCACGATCTGAAGAATCTGGAATAAAATAAACATGACCGGACCCCAATGGCCTGTTGAATGAATATACGCTCTGAAATTGTCCATGGAAGACATGATTTTAATAATGGCAGGAGAATAATACACCAGTAGACCAATGGACAACATGATGAACAGACCCAACAATATGTTAATCATTACTTTTTTCGAAGTTTGTGGCATTCCTGACGACCCCTTTGTGTAATAACTTCTACATATTTACAGTATAAGACGAAATTATTAAGAGATACCTACATAACTTCTGAAGAATTCTTAAGTCGATTGTATTTGCTGGTAGTCGCTAATAGCGCATATTATACTGAAATTAGACGGAGGGATCAGATGAGCAAGAAAATTCTAATTGCTGATGATAACAGTGAAATTCGTGAAATTGTAAGGATTTTGTTAGAGAGCGAGAATTATGAAGTGATTGAAGCGATAGATGGTCAAGATGCGATTGATAAAGTGAACGAAGAGACGGATCTCATTATTTTGGATATGATGATGCCCAATAAATCGGGGCTGAAGGCGTGTCTGGAGATTCGTGAAAAAACAAGCGCACCGATCCTGTTTCTCACAGCGAAAACGCAGGACTCTGACAAACAATTGGCCTTTTCCTCAGGCAGTGATGACTTTTTGTCCAAACCCTTTTCCTATACAGAACTCGTTTCGCGGGTGAAGGCTTTACTGCGGAGATATTATATATATCGGGGCAAGGAGAAGACCGAAGAAAAGGACCAAATTATCGTTAAGGATCTTACCGTCCATCAGGATTCAAAAGCCGTGTTTGTTGGGGAGAAGGAGATTGCTCTAACTGAAATTGAATACCAGATCTTGCTCCTACTGGCCAAGAAACGACGTAAGGTGTTTTCGGCAGAAAACATCTATGAGAGTGTTTGGGGGCAACCCTACTTTTATACGTGTAATAACACAGTGATGGTTCATATTCGTAACTTGAGAGGCAAACTGGAGGATGACCCGCAGAACCCTAAATATGTGAAGACCGTTTGGGGGAAGGGGTACAAAATTGAATAGATTATTCATAGGAAAAAAGCTGAAGATTAAACTGGTTCTGGCGGTTGTCATTTCTTTGGTCATTTCCATAAGTGCACTCGTTATTTTACAAGTTGTTGGCGAGACTCTATTGGATAGTTATTTAAGCAAATCCACTTTTGTAGAGAACAGGCAGCAAGATGCGCTTGATCGATTCGAAGCATTTGTGGATAACCAGAACGTGTCAACCCGTGATCATGAGGAATTGTCTGCTTGGATAAGTCATGAGCGCTACTTAAATCTGTATATTTTTGCAAAAGACAAATTGATATTTTCCTCCAATACGGGGATTGATCCGGCCATTAATGAAGAGTTGTTAACTCAATTCGTGCCATCGAAAATACCCATTACCACCATCCACTTTGCGGATCAGGATGCCCAGATATACTTGGTTAGCTTTTATGAGTATCAATACTACAACCTCATTCTGATTATTGGTGTTTTCATAGCGGCCATTGTGTTCCTCGTTTCCTTTCTACTGATGATTAATAAGAAAACATCTTATATTGGCGTGCTTGAACAAGAGATCAAAATACTCGAAGGTGGAAATTTGGATTATTCGATTACGATATCGGGAAAGGATGAACTGTCATCTCTGGCCCAAAGTATTGATGAGATGAGGAAATCATTTGTGGAGCGGCTGGACAGCGAGGAGAGGGTCAGGATGGCCAACCGTGAATTGATCACGGCGATTTCCCATGATTTGCGAACGCCACTCACGATTCTATTAGGATATATGGATATCATAGAGCTCAACAAATATAAGACACATGAGGATCTGTTGCAGTATATTCATAATAGCCGGGAGAAGGCCTATCAGATCAAAGTGCTGTCGGACAAACTATTCGAATATTTTACGGTATCCTCGGCCGCTGAAGAAGAGGAAGTAGAGTTTGAAATGTATGAAGGCAGAGCACTTATCGATCAACTCATAGATGAGCAATTAGTGGTTTTGGACGATATAGATGTGCAGGTTCAGACAGATGCACATCATGAGGAGTTTTTGTTGGAAATCAATCTGGTCGCCATGCGTCGCGTAATGGATAACATATTTTCAAATATTCGAAAATACGCCGATCCAGTGCATCCTGTTCATATCCAGATTTCTTTGAAGCAACAATGGGTCATTCTTGAGGTAGAGAATAAGATTAAACGTGTTGGCAAAAAGAATGATAGCAACGAAATCGGGCTCGTTAGTTGTCAGAAAATGATTCAGCAGCACAACGGGACGTTGACGGTTTCGCAGGAAAAGGATATCTTTTCACTACAGATTAAGCTACCTGTCATCCTCAATAAACCAACACAGACTCATATATAACGGATCTCTTGAAATGATACTGATTGTCTTCCGTGGGATTTCTCTGGCTGTCTGATTTTGTTGTTACCTTAGACTGCTGTAGTGGAGAAGCTTGCTAATGGGCATGGGCGAATGAACATCGCTCTACCATTCACACTATACAAAAAGAGCCATGCGACAGCATGGCTCTTACATATATCGTGAGAGGGCAAGACTCATGTTTTAAACAACAGGTTCATTCTGTTTCTTGAAATATTGTTCAATTAAAAACGCGAGCATCGGTCCGGGCTCAGCCTTCTGTAATTGAGCCTGATCGCCAAATTCCATGAGATACGGCTGTTCCGTAGTACAAGGAGTCCAATGAGGCATCAGCTTTCCGGTGGAGTCCGAGCCGTTTGGATCACCTGTAGCAATAAAGTTGGATAAATAATTACACATCTGGCGAGCCAGATCATAATGCTTGCCTGTGAAAGGCCGCCAGCATTTGGCGAGTGTTTCGAAGAAGAACCACAGATCGACGGAGTGAAAAGTGCCTGGCTGATCCCAGCCCGGAATCTCGGCGTCGAAGTTATAATAGTAGAGAGGCGTTTCAGACGGATGACCACTGTTCGCGCGAATGGCGAGCAGAATGGCATGTTGGATCATGCGGACCGATGCCTGTTGCAGGGCATGCTCGAATTGGCCGGAATTAGTCTCACATAGCTGCAAAAAGGTAGGAGCATCCTCGCCAAACAGCTCCACAGCCATCTGTTTCAGTTCTTCCAGATTGGCTGCGGCGGGACGGGTCCAGAATTCTGAAGACGTATGCCCCAGCATTACGGGTATCGCCTCGCGCTCCTGCTGAACAAAACGAGTAAACGAATCGCCTGCGCAGAATTGTTCGTCGATGACGGTTCCCCAGAAGCTTTTATATTCGAGTGCTTTGTCACGGAGAAATTCAGCATCCAGTTGTCTCGCCTCAGTCAGGGAAGATACGCCCAGGAAGTCGAAAAATGCAACCCCGGCTTGCTCTGCATCCCGCAGTGTGGAACGGACAGAAGGCACACGGACTTTCGGGTACAACTCCGTAGCCATACCGCTCATGATGACGGCTCGCTGGAACAAGCCCTTATTTTGCGGAGAGGTCATCTGGCTGAGTACACTTCCCCCGCCTGCCGACTGTCCACCGATCGTGATCTGGTCTGGATTACCGCCAAAGGCGGCAATGTTGCGTTTGACCCACTGTGTGCCCGCTTGCTGATCGAGATGACCGAAGTTGGCGGGTGCATGGGGGGATTCGGCACTAATCTCAGGATGACACAGGAAGCCGAAGGCATTCAGCCGATAATTAATCGTCACGACGACAATGCCTCTACGAGCGATTCGCTCACCGTCAAATTCCATTTCGGCCGTATGGCCCACTTGGAGGCCCCCGCCAAAGTACCAGACAAAAACAGGCAGCTTCTCGTCCGTGCGTTTGGCTGGTGTCCAGACATTCAGATACAGACAATCCTCATCCATGGGCAGGTCGGGATCAACGGCCCATTCGCGGGTATAAATATTGTTGTCATCGATGACTGTTGGGGCTTGCATGGAGATGGGGGCAAAATCAAAAGCTTGCAGTACACCTTCCCAGCTCGACTGCGGCTGCGGAGCGCGCCAGCGGTTCTCACCTACAGGAGGTGCGGCAAAAGGAATTCCCTTGAAGCTGGTAATCCGCGGGTCCGCCGCGGGCAGTCCTTGCACTTGTCCATGTTCTACCGTAACCATTCTAAGCATACAACATTCTCCTCTCTGGATTTAGCGTGTAAGCGTTACCGTACATCTGACCAACGTGGCATTAGAAAGGGGGAATCAAGGTTGAATCCGATTTGGCATGAGAGCAATAGAGCCAGTAATTTGTATTTTATCAGCGGTGGTCACAAGCCAGCCAACCCTCACCAATGGGGGCCAGGCGTGCGAGACGTTT
Coding sequences:
- a CDS encoding sensor histidine kinase; amino-acid sequence: MNRLFIGKKLKIKLVLAVVISLVISISALVILQVVGETLLDSYLSKSTFVENRQQDALDRFEAFVDNQNVSTRDHEELSAWISHERYLNLYIFAKDKLIFSSNTGIDPAINEELLTQFVPSKIPITTIHFADQDAQIYLVSFYEYQYYNLILIIGVFIAAIVFLVSFLLMINKKTSYIGVLEQEIKILEGGNLDYSITISGKDELSSLAQSIDEMRKSFVERLDSEERVRMANRELITAISHDLRTPLTILLGYMDIIELNKYKTHEDLLQYIHNSREKAYQIKVLSDKLFEYFTVSSAAEEEEVEFEMYEGRALIDQLIDEQLVVLDDIDVQVQTDAHHEEFLLEINLVAMRRVMDNIFSNIRKYADPVHPVHIQISLKQQWVILEVENKIKRVGKKNDSNEIGLVSCQKMIQQHNGTLTVSQEKDIFSLQIKLPVILNKPTQTHI
- a CDS encoding carboxylesterase/lipase family protein, producing the protein MLRMVTVEHGQVQGLPAADPRITSFKGIPFAAPPVGENRWRAPQPQSSWEGVLQAFDFAPISMQAPTVIDDNNIYTREWAVDPDLPMDEDCLYLNVWTPAKRTDEKLPVFVWYFGGGLQVGHTAEMEFDGERIARRGIVVVTINYRLNAFGFLCHPEISAESPHAPANFGHLDQQAGTQWVKRNIAAFGGNPDQITIGGQSAGGGSVLSQMTSPQNKGLFQRAVIMSGMATELYPKVRVPSVRSTLRDAEQAGVAFFDFLGVSSLTEARQLDAEFLRDKALEYKSFWGTVIDEQFCAGDSFTRFVQQEREAIPVMLGHTSSEFWTRPAAANLEELKQMAVELFGEDAPTFLQLCETNSGQFEHALQQASVRMIQHAILLAIRANSGHPSETPLYYYNFDAEIPGWDQPGTFHSVDLWFFFETLAKCWRPFTGKHYDLARQMCNYLSNFIATGDPNGSDSTGKLMPHWTPCTTEQPYLMEFGDQAQLQKAEPGPMLAFLIEQYFKKQNEPVV
- a CDS encoding response regulator transcription factor, giving the protein MSKKILIADDNSEIREIVRILLESENYEVIEAIDGQDAIDKVNEETDLIILDMMMPNKSGLKACLEIREKTSAPILFLTAKTQDSDKQLAFSSGSDDFLSKPFSYTELVSRVKALLRRYYIYRGKEKTEEKDQIIVKDLTVHQDSKAVFVGEKEIALTEIEYQILLLLAKKRRKVFSAENIYESVWGQPYFYTCNNTVMVHIRNLRGKLEDDPQNPKYVKTVWGKGYKIE